Proteins encoded within one genomic window of Bacteroides sedimenti:
- a CDS encoding RagB/SusD family nutrient uptake outer membrane protein produces the protein MNLKINKYIALSFLTVGALTMSSCNDFLDREPLSSVTPQQYLNNENDLASYALGMYNLNVFSTHGGWGVGTLNNDNGTDNQATANANYNLWVHQYRQVPNNGENWEFSRIRNCNYFFEQVMPKWKAGIIQGSETNIKQYIGEMYFFRAWEYFSKLQSYGDYPIVTRVLKDQQDEMVAASKRSPRNEVARYIIQSLDSAVMYLQADFKKKNRITRNAALLVKSRVALYEATFETYHKGTPRVPGEPGWPGANMDYNKGKTFNIDGEIKYFIAQAKDAAKQVADNVPLTQNNGKMNPGLGQVNGFNPYFDMFNAVDMSTIPEVLLWRAYGTEQSITHGVSVYIRNGGNTGVTKALVDNFLMKNGLPIYAAGSGYDTQYADTSTQTVKVNRDERLQLFLAGKNDVLNSTNDTTFFGNAGILNIQECRDITGYRLRKCFSYDPKQAPGSNLDCTYGSIVFRAVEAYLNYIEASCLENGGNSIDPTADAYWKQIRARAGVNTDYTVTVNATDLTKEDDWGVYSAGKKVSSLMYNIRRERRCELMGESVRMMDLKRWRALDQVKNYIVRGFNLWDHIWAFYTKKPDPGKLPVPGDMLIYNGGNTSNVSPKTDGKYLCPYRIIVANNKVYSGYNWDEANYLDPVPYRQIQLASPNKASTELSTIYQNPYWPVEVGGVAMQ, from the coding sequence ATGAATTTGAAAATAAATAAATATATAGCATTGTCGTTCCTTACAGTGGGAGCTTTGACAATGAGCTCATGTAACGACTTTTTGGACAGAGAACCGTTGAGTTCCGTTACACCTCAGCAATATCTGAATAACGAGAACGACTTGGCATCTTATGCTCTTGGTATGTACAATTTAAATGTATTTAGTACGCATGGTGGTTGGGGAGTAGGTACTCTGAATAATGATAATGGTACAGACAACCAGGCTACTGCTAATGCTAATTATAATTTGTGGGTACATCAATACAGACAGGTTCCTAACAATGGTGAAAACTGGGAGTTCAGCCGCATTCGTAACTGTAACTATTTCTTTGAACAGGTAATGCCAAAATGGAAAGCAGGTATCATTCAAGGTTCCGAAACTAATATCAAACAGTACATCGGAGAAATGTATTTCTTCCGTGCATGGGAATATTTTTCAAAACTGCAATCTTATGGTGATTACCCCATCGTAACCAGAGTATTGAAAGACCAACAGGATGAAATGGTAGCTGCATCAAAAAGAAGTCCACGTAATGAAGTTGCCCGTTATATTATCCAGAGTCTGGATTCTGCAGTAATGTATTTGCAAGCTGATTTCAAGAAAAAGAATCGTATAACACGTAACGCTGCGCTTTTAGTTAAATCAAGAGTTGCATTATACGAAGCTACATTCGAAACTTACCATAAAGGAACACCTCGCGTTCCGGGTGAACCAGGATGGCCGGGTGCTAATATGGACTACAATAAAGGCAAAACCTTTAATATAGACGGTGAAATCAAGTATTTCATTGCACAGGCTAAAGATGCAGCTAAACAAGTGGCTGATAATGTTCCTTTAACTCAGAATAATGGTAAGATGAACCCTGGATTGGGTCAGGTTAACGGTTTCAACCCTTATTTTGATATGTTCAATGCCGTTGATATGAGCACTATTCCCGAAGTGTTGCTTTGGAGAGCTTATGGTACTGAACAATCTATAACCCATGGTGTCTCTGTTTATATCAGAAATGGAGGTAATACAGGTGTTACTAAAGCGTTGGTTGACAACTTCCTAATGAAGAATGGTCTTCCTATTTACGCAGCAGGCTCTGGTTACGATACACAATATGCTGATACCTCTACACAGACAGTTAAGGTAAATCGTGACGAACGTTTGCAATTATTCCTTGCTGGTAAGAATGATGTTTTGAATTCCACAAATGATACTACATTCTTTGGTAATGCAGGAATTCTTAATATCCAGGAATGCCGTGATATCACAGGTTATCGTTTACGTAAATGTTTTTCTTATGATCCAAAACAGGCTCCGGGTTCTAACTTAGATTGTACTTACGGTTCTATTGTGTTCCGCGCAGTAGAAGCTTACCTGAACTACATTGAAGCAAGCTGTCTGGAAAATGGTGGTAATTCTATTGATCCAACAGCTGATGCTTATTGGAAACAAATTCGTGCCAGAGCTGGCGTAAATACTGATTACACTGTAACAGTAAATGCAACGGATCTTACAAAAGAAGATGATTGGGGAGTATATTCAGCTGGAAAGAAAGTTTCATCCTTGATGTACAATATTCGTCGTGAACGCAGATGTGAACTTATGGGTGAATCAGTTCGTATGATGGACCTTAAGAGATGGAGAGCTTTAGATCAGGTGAAGAACTACATTGTTCGCGGATTTAACCTTTGGGATCATATTTGGGCGTTTTATACTAAAAAACCAGACCCAGGTAAACTTCCGGTTCCAGGTGATATGTTGATCTACAATGGAGGTAACACATCAAATGTTTCACCTAAGACAGATGGGAAATATTTGTGCCCTTACAGAATAATCGTTGCCAATAACAAGGTTTATAGTGGATATAATTGGGATGAAGCCAACTACCTGGATCCTGTTCCTTACAGACAAATTCAGTTAGCTTCACCAAACAAGGCATCTACCGAATTATCTACAATCTATCAGAATCCTTACTGGCCTGTAGAAGTGGGTGGTGTTGCAATGCAGTAA
- a CDS encoding putative quinol monooxygenase, with amino-acid sequence MIKVVVKFFVKEEMIEEFLTLADELVRQTRKEMGCLSYELVQDVDNPEIFIIIEEWGSEEALILHKASGHFTTLVPMMLQLTDKKETSVCKTLF; translated from the coding sequence ATGATAAAAGTAGTCGTGAAGTTTTTCGTTAAAGAAGAGATGATTGAAGAGTTCTTGACATTGGCGGACGAATTGGTTCGACAAACAAGAAAAGAGATGGGATGCCTGAGTTATGAGCTGGTTCAGGATGTAGACAATCCGGAAATATTCATTATCATAGAAGAGTGGGGCAGTGAAGAGGCTTTAATTTTGCATAAGGCTTCCGGCCATTTCACAACGCTTGTTCCCATGATGCTTCAGTTGACTGACAAGAAAGAGACAAGCGTCTGCAAAACACTTTTCTGA
- a CDS encoding alpha-L-fucosidase, with protein MKKIFCNLIILFASLACLQAQVKPDMSPIPTRSQIDFAESEFGVVFHYDLHVFDNQKYSQTANRIAPVDDYNIFNPTKLNTDQWIESAKAAGARFAVLTVTHETGFALYQSDVNPYCLKAVKWHDGKGDIVLDFVNSCRKHGIAPGIYVGIRWNSIFGIHNFKAEGEGEFARNRQLWYKHLCEKMVTELCTRYGKLFMIWFDGGADDPKGDGPDVLPIVTRYQPDCLFYHNVERADFRWGGSESGTVEYPCWATFSQPYSHHKQSDTQKNHLELLKHGDPNGQYWMQAMADSPLRGANGRHEWFWEPGDENSIYSTVKLTDMYYKSVGRNATLILGLTPNPDGLLPQEDADRLKAFGDTISTIFGTPLQTISGQGRKFTIKLSKKHVIDQCVIQENIAKGERIREYRIEGKVGGTWRTLCQGTSVGNKRIEKFPAVEVTQLRTIVDKATDVPFIKQFAVYTEKH; from the coding sequence ATGAAAAAAATATTTTGTAACCTTATTATTCTGTTTGCCTCATTAGCTTGCTTACAGGCACAGGTAAAGCCCGACATGTCACCGATTCCGACGCGTAGCCAGATTGATTTTGCCGAAAGTGAGTTTGGCGTTGTGTTCCATTACGATTTGCATGTGTTTGACAACCAGAAGTACAGTCAGACTGCTAATCGCATAGCACCAGTTGATGACTATAATATATTCAATCCCACAAAACTTAATACCGATCAGTGGATTGAGTCTGCAAAAGCTGCCGGCGCCCGTTTTGCTGTTCTTACCGTGACTCACGAAACTGGCTTTGCTCTTTATCAAAGCGATGTAAATCCTTACTGCCTCAAGGCGGTGAAGTGGCACGACGGGAAAGGTGATATTGTGCTTGATTTTGTTAATTCCTGCCGTAAACACGGGATTGCGCCTGGCATCTATGTTGGTATCCGCTGGAATTCAATTTTTGGAATCCACAATTTCAAGGCCGAAGGAGAGGGTGAGTTCGCCCGCAATCGTCAACTGTGGTATAAACATCTGTGTGAAAAGATGGTCACCGAGCTTTGCACCCGTTATGGCAAGCTCTTCATGATTTGGTTTGATGGCGGAGCTGATGATCCCAAAGGAGATGGTCCTGATGTATTGCCTATTGTGACTAGATATCAGCCTGATTGTCTATTCTATCATAACGTTGAAAGAGCCGACTTCCGTTGGGGCGGTTCTGAGTCGGGAACAGTTGAATATCCTTGCTGGGCCACTTTCTCACAGCCTTACTCACATCACAAGCAATCTGATACGCAAAAAAATCACTTGGAACTACTGAAACATGGCGATCCTAACGGACAATACTGGATGCAGGCCATGGCTGACTCTCCGTTGCGTGGCGCAAACGGACGCCATGAATGGTTCTGGGAACCGGGAGATGAGAATTCCATTTATTCTACAGTCAAATTAACTGATATGTACTATAAATCAGTGGGGCGTAATGCCACGTTGATTTTGGGTCTGACCCCTAATCCCGATGGATTGCTTCCTCAAGAAGATGCCGACCGCCTGAAAGCATTCGGCGATACAATCAGCACTATTTTTGGAACACCACTACAAACAATATCCGGACAGGGACGAAAGTTTACAATCAAATTATCCAAGAAGCATGTGATTGATCAATGCGTGATTCAGGAGAATATTGCCAAAGGAGAGCGGATCCGTGAATACCGGATTGAAGGAAAGGTTGGCGGAACATGGAGAACATTGTGTCAGGGAACTTCTGTTGGAAACAAACGGATCGAAAAATTTCCCGCAGTTGAAGTAACCCAGCTGCGTACGATTGTTGATAAAGCGACCGATGTGCCATTTATAAAACAGTTTGCCGTATATACGGAAAAACACTAG